One window of the Pseudofrankia sp. DC12 genome contains the following:
- a CDS encoding glutamine amidotransferase, which yields MCGIVGLHLRDPELYPQLGRLLETMLGQVAERGPDSAGVAVYGDRRRCPAGHTAVSVLLPGGGQPSDPARAGLEAAVRAALPGTPEILVTAAGATTVLAAPVAHDVLEDAVRRSAPAALIVGVGRDLTVYKGIGSPRKLAATYDLANAQGWQGLAHTRMATESAVVPEGCHPFSVGPDQCLVHNGSFANHATIRRELIAEGVQFDSENDSEVGARFVAARLADGDDLDKALRLLCDRFDGFYTLLVTSDDGFAVVRDAIACKPAIIAETGAWVAMASEFRALADLPGIDTARIYEPEPERVYAWRR from the coding sequence GTGTGCGGGATCGTCGGGCTTCATCTGCGCGACCCGGAGCTGTATCCCCAGCTCGGCCGCCTGCTGGAGACCATGCTGGGCCAGGTCGCCGAGCGTGGCCCCGACTCGGCCGGCGTCGCCGTCTACGGTGACCGCCGCCGCTGCCCGGCGGGCCACACCGCCGTGTCGGTGCTGCTGCCGGGCGGCGGCCAGCCCTCCGATCCGGCCCGGGCGGGCCTCGAAGCCGCCGTGCGAGCCGCGTTGCCAGGCACCCCGGAGATCCTCGTGACGGCGGCCGGGGCAACCACCGTCCTCGCCGCTCCCGTCGCCCACGACGTGCTCGAAGACGCGGTCCGCCGGTCCGCCCCCGCGGCCCTCATCGTCGGGGTGGGCCGGGACCTCACCGTCTACAAGGGCATCGGGAGCCCCAGGAAGCTCGCCGCCACCTACGACCTGGCGAACGCCCAGGGCTGGCAGGGCCTCGCGCACACCCGGATGGCCACCGAGTCCGCCGTGGTGCCGGAAGGCTGCCACCCGTTCTCGGTCGGCCCGGACCAGTGCCTCGTGCACAACGGCTCCTTCGCCAACCACGCGACGATCCGCCGGGAGCTGATCGCCGAGGGCGTCCAGTTCGACTCGGAGAACGACTCCGAGGTCGGCGCCAGGTTCGTCGCGGCCCGGCTCGCCGACGGCGACGATCTGGACAAGGCGCTGCGCCTGCTCTGCGACCGGTTCGACGGTTTCTACACCCTGCTCGTCACCAGCGACGACGGCTTCGCGGTCGTGCGCGACGCCATCGCCTGCAAGCCCGCGATCATCGCCGAGACCGGCGCCTGGGTCGCGATGGCGTCGGAGTTCCGAGCCCTGGCCGACCTCCCCGGCATCGACACCGCCCGGATCTACGAGCCCGAGCCCGAAAGGGTCTACGCATGGCGCCGCTGA
- the glnT gene encoding type III glutamate--ammonia ligase: MTIDGSAPLTDPSGAATPARTDLAERARADGIRFILAMFVDLVGKPCAKLVPIEAVDALVTDGVGFAGYAVGAIGQQPSDPDLMAIPDPASYAPLPWVREGLALVHCDPHVEGRPWHYAPRVILKSLLAAAHERRLELFAGAEIEYFLVDRGADGVLRLADPLDVAARPCYDARGLTRMYDHLTEVSTAMNTLGWSNYANDHEDANGQFEQNFAYADALTTADRVITARYLISVLAERRAMTATYMPKPFADRTGSGMHLHLSLWHAGTPLFPAGDPAAPFGLSDVAHRFLAGILEHAPALQAVLAPTVNSYKRTGATSTRSGATWSPRRATYGGNDRTHYVRIPDRDRIELRGGDGSANPYLALAAVLAAGLDGVERALDPGLPGDGGPARPDLPPTLLHAVEALGADPVVTAGLDAAGPGVADYFAALKRAEFFEWHSHVGAWEHDRYLTAF, encoded by the coding sequence GTGACGATCGACGGAAGCGCCCCCCTCACCGACCCCAGCGGCGCGGCCACGCCCGCCAGGACCGATCTCGCCGAGCGTGCCCGCGCGGACGGGATCCGGTTCATCCTCGCGATGTTCGTCGACCTCGTCGGCAAGCCGTGCGCCAAGCTCGTACCGATCGAGGCGGTCGACGCGCTGGTCACGGACGGCGTCGGGTTCGCCGGCTACGCGGTGGGGGCGATCGGCCAGCAGCCGTCCGACCCCGACCTGATGGCCATCCCGGACCCGGCCAGTTACGCCCCGCTGCCCTGGGTCAGGGAGGGCCTCGCCCTGGTGCACTGCGACCCGCACGTCGAGGGGCGGCCCTGGCACTACGCGCCGCGGGTGATCCTCAAGTCGCTGCTCGCCGCCGCCCACGAACGGCGCCTGGAGCTGTTCGCGGGCGCGGAGATCGAGTACTTCCTCGTCGACCGGGGCGCGGACGGCGTGCTGCGGCTGGCCGACCCGCTCGACGTCGCGGCCCGCCCCTGTTACGACGCGCGGGGCCTGACCCGGATGTACGACCACCTCACCGAGGTGTCGACGGCGATGAACACGCTCGGCTGGTCGAACTACGCCAACGACCACGAGGACGCCAACGGCCAGTTCGAGCAGAACTTCGCCTATGCCGACGCGCTGACCACCGCCGACCGCGTCATCACAGCCCGATACCTGATCTCGGTGCTGGCCGAGCGGCGCGCCATGACGGCGACGTACATGCCCAAGCCGTTCGCCGACCGGACCGGCTCCGGGATGCACCTGCACCTGTCGCTGTGGCACGCGGGCACACCGCTGTTCCCGGCCGGCGACCCCGCCGCGCCGTTCGGCCTGTCCGACGTGGCCCACCGCTTCCTCGCCGGCATCCTGGAGCACGCGCCGGCCCTGCAGGCGGTGCTCGCGCCGACGGTCAACTCCTACAAGCGCACCGGCGCCACGTCGACCCGCTCGGGCGCGACCTGGTCGCCGCGCCGAGCCACCTACGGCGGCAACGACCGCACCCACTACGTGCGGATCCCGGACCGCGACCGCATCGAGCTGCGCGGCGGCGACGGCTCCGCGAACCCCTACCTCGCGCTGGCCGCGGTGCTCGCCGCCGGGCTCGACGGTGTCGAGCGGGCGCTGGACCCGGGCCTGCCCGGCGACGGCGGCCCGGCCCGGCCGGACCTGCCGCCGACCCTGCTGCACGCGGTGGAGGCGCTGGGCGCCGACCCGGTCGTCACCGCCGGGCTGGACGCCGCCGGGCCCGGCGTCGCCGACTACTTCGCGGCCCTCAAGCGGGCCGAGTTCTTCGAGTGGCACTCTCACGTCGGCGCCTGGGAGCACGACCGCTACCTGACCGCCTTCTGA
- a CDS encoding Maf family protein: protein MPATRIVLASGSPRRRELLAAMGIPFEVLTSDVDETVAAYDGPADFALQLARRKAHAVAGRVADALVIGGDTVVELDGTIFGKPADEAAALATLGRLSGRAHHVVTGLAVLDTATGLLRQEAATSTVRMRVLADDEIRAYVASGEPFDKAGAYTVQGLGGRLVAAVDGDLDNVIGLPTRTLRRLLAGFGVEVSAPQTPATQA from the coding sequence ATGCCCGCCACACGGATCGTGCTCGCGTCGGGCTCGCCGCGCCGCCGCGAGCTACTCGCGGCCATGGGGATCCCGTTCGAGGTGCTGACCAGCGATGTCGACGAGACGGTCGCCGCCTACGACGGCCCGGCGGACTTCGCGCTCCAGCTCGCGCGGCGCAAGGCCCACGCGGTGGCCGGCCGGGTGGCCGACGCGCTCGTGATCGGCGGGGACACCGTGGTCGAGCTCGACGGGACGATCTTCGGCAAGCCCGCCGACGAGGCCGCGGCGCTCGCGACGCTCGGCCGGCTGTCCGGGCGGGCCCATCACGTCGTGACCGGGCTCGCCGTCCTCGACACCGCGACGGGCCTGCTTCGGCAGGAGGCGGCGACGTCCACGGTCCGGATGCGCGTGCTCGCCGACGACGAGATCAGGGCCTACGTCGCGTCCGGCGAGCCGTTCGACAAGGCCGGCGCCTACACCGTCCAGGGGCTCGGCGGCCGGCTGGTCGCCGCCGTCGACGGGGACCTGGACAACGTCATCGGCCTGCCGACCAGGACGCTGCGCCGGCTGCTCGCCGGCTTCGGCGTCGAGGTCTCCGCGCCCCAGACCCCCGCGACCCAGGCCTGA
- the nudC gene encoding NAD(+) diphosphatase codes for MTAATEQTSDPAERVGDPTRAFELVEPPPLASATVIRDEFLRLDAARQQTGWAQARVVVLDATGRTPVELPAPPAVRRPGELGDAVEGRARLVTRPATELGDTPPPDAVLLGEADGVLYWALRVEPAELAGDARWLSLFTVGGELAPLDAALLTTAIALLTWHDRARFCARDGSPTRPTKAGWARECAAENHEEFPRTDPAIICLVHDGADQVLLARQTTWPAGRMSVLAGFVEAGESLEACVAREIAEEVGVDVRDVGYLGSQAWPFPRSLMVGFQAVADPAQPIRLDGDEIAEARWLHRGDLLEALKRGDWGVPADDGQLLLPGRMSIARTMIESWVAAG; via the coding sequence GTGACCGCGGCGACTGAGCAGACGAGCGACCCGGCGGAGCGAGTGGGCGACCCCACGCGGGCCTTCGAGCTGGTCGAGCCGCCGCCACTGGCGAGCGCGACCGTCATCCGCGACGAGTTCCTGCGCCTGGACGCCGCGCGCCAGCAGACCGGCTGGGCCCAGGCCCGGGTCGTCGTGCTCGACGCCACGGGGCGGACCCCGGTCGAGCTGCCGGCCCCGCCGGCGGTCCGGCGTCCCGGCGAGCTGGGCGACGCGGTCGAGGGCCGGGCCCGGCTGGTGACCCGCCCGGCGACCGAGCTCGGCGACACGCCGCCGCCTGACGCCGTGCTGCTCGGCGAGGCCGACGGTGTCCTCTACTGGGCGCTGCGCGTCGAGCCGGCCGAGCTCGCGGGAGACGCGCGCTGGCTGAGCCTGTTCACGGTCGGCGGGGAGCTGGCACCGCTGGACGCCGCCCTGCTGACGACGGCGATCGCGCTGCTGACCTGGCACGACCGGGCCCGGTTCTGCGCCAGGGACGGCTCGCCGACCCGGCCGACGAAGGCAGGCTGGGCCCGCGAATGTGCCGCCGAGAACCACGAGGAGTTCCCCCGCACGGACCCGGCGATCATCTGCCTGGTCCACGACGGGGCCGACCAGGTGCTGCTCGCCCGCCAGACCACGTGGCCAGCCGGCCGGATGTCGGTGCTCGCCGGCTTCGTCGAGGCAGGCGAGTCGCTGGAGGCCTGCGTCGCCCGGGAGATCGCAGAGGAGGTCGGGGTCGACGTCCGCGACGTCGGCTATCTGGGCAGCCAGGCTTGGCCGTTCCCCCGCTCGCTCATGGTCGGCTTCCAGGCCGTGGCGGACCCGGCGCAGCCGATCCGGCTGGACGGCGACGAGATCGCCGAGGCGAGGTGGCTGCACCGGGGCGATCTGCTGGAGGCCCTGAAGCGTGGCGACTGGGGCGTGCCCGCCGACGACGGCCAGCTGCTGCTGCCCGGCCGCATGTCGATCGCCCGCACGATGATCGAGTCCTGGGTCGCGGCCGGCTGA
- a CDS encoding P1 family peptidase: protein MAEPRRRAREHGIPFDGTPGPFNAITDVPGVEVGYSTLISGDGPLRVGDGPVRTGVTAILPAGRGAIGSAVAAGVHAFNANGEMTGNAWLTETGSLSLPVMITNTHAVGPCHRGVIDWVVANRPDLARGWLLPVVAETWDGYLNDINGAHVTPAHAMAAIDAAVGGPVPEGIVGGGTGMMCYGFKGGSGTASRVVPYGPDTYTVAAFVQANFGRRDELRIAGVPVGRLLADADADADARGWDGDWAAPPGAGSCIAVLATDAPLLPGQCTSLARRAPLGLARTGTTGSHFSGDLVLAFSTANRGALTSTFPTADPTADDYAALRFIPWGRLDAFYEAAVQAVEEAVVNVLTTATSLTGRDDHHAEALPVGRVEDLLSRRLGRA, encoded by the coding sequence GTGGCTGAGCCTCGCCGACGGGCCCGTGAGCACGGCATACCCTTCGATGGGACGCCGGGACCGTTCAACGCGATCACCGACGTCCCGGGCGTCGAGGTCGGCTACTCGACGCTGATCAGCGGTGACGGGCCGCTGCGGGTTGGCGACGGGCCGGTGCGGACCGGGGTCACCGCGATCCTGCCGGCCGGCCGCGGCGCGATCGGCTCGGCCGTCGCCGCCGGCGTGCACGCGTTCAACGCCAACGGCGAGATGACGGGCAACGCCTGGCTTACGGAGACCGGGAGCCTCTCACTGCCGGTCATGATCACCAATACCCACGCCGTCGGTCCCTGCCACCGCGGCGTGATCGACTGGGTGGTCGCCAACCGGCCGGACCTGGCCCGCGGCTGGCTGCTCCCGGTGGTCGCCGAGACCTGGGACGGGTATCTCAACGACATCAACGGCGCGCACGTCACCCCGGCCCACGCGATGGCCGCGATCGACGCGGCGGTCGGCGGGCCGGTCCCCGAAGGCATCGTCGGCGGCGGCACCGGAATGATGTGCTACGGCTTCAAGGGCGGCAGCGGCACGGCGTCCCGGGTCGTGCCCTACGGCCCGGACACCTACACCGTGGCCGCCTTCGTCCAGGCCAACTTCGGCCGTCGCGACGAGCTGCGGATCGCCGGTGTTCCGGTAGGTCGCCTGCTCGCCGACGCCGACGCCGACGCCGACGCACGCGGGTGGGACGGCGACTGGGCGGCGCCACCCGGCGCCGGCAGCTGCATCGCGGTCCTCGCGACCGACGCGCCGCTGCTGCCCGGCCAGTGCACGTCGCTGGCCCGCCGCGCGCCGCTGGGGCTCGCCCGCACCGGGACCACCGGCTCGCACTTCTCCGGCGACCTCGTTCTCGCCTTCTCCACCGCGAATCGCGGCGCCCTGACCAGCACCTTCCCGACGGCGGACCCGACCGCCGACGACTACGCGGCCCTGCGGTTCATCCCCTGGGGCCGGCTCGACGCCTTCTACGAGGCGGCGGTGCAGGCCGTCGAGGAAGCGGTCGTCAACGTCCTGACCACCGCCACCTCGCTGACCGGCCGGGACGACCACCACGCCGAGGCACTGCCGGTCGGTCGGGTCGAGGACCTGCTGTCCCGCCGGCTCGGGCGAGCCTAG
- a CDS encoding LysE family transporter, with the protein MAAVLAAAATGLLTGFSLIVAIGAQNAYVLQQGLARHRVGTVVVICAGSDLALITAGVGGVAGLLARAAPLLVAVRWLGVVFILWFAAGSLRRAARPSVRSMGGDREGQRDPGVRASVGAGRQVATLQVATDRHKLAGPVGSARAAVAARCAALTWLNPHVYVDTVLVLGTVGGRSGPTGRWWFAAGAGVASILWFVCLGYGARLASPALSSPRTWRILDLGIGLTMLFVAARLAFG; encoded by the coding sequence GTGGCGGCCGTGCTCGCCGCCGCCGCCACCGGTCTGCTGACCGGGTTCTCGCTAATCGTCGCCATCGGGGCGCAGAACGCCTACGTCCTACAGCAGGGGCTCGCCCGCCACCGGGTCGGGACGGTCGTCGTGATCTGCGCCGGCTCGGACCTGGCCCTGATCACGGCCGGGGTCGGCGGCGTCGCCGGCCTGCTGGCCCGCGCCGCGCCGCTGCTGGTCGCCGTCCGCTGGCTGGGCGTCGTCTTCATCCTGTGGTTCGCCGCCGGCTCGCTGCGCCGCGCCGCGCGCCCGTCCGTCCGGTCGATGGGAGGAGACCGGGAAGGCCAACGCGACCCAGGTGTCAGGGCCTCCGTCGGCGCCGGCCGCCAGGTGGCGACCCTCCAGGTGGCGACCGACAGGCACAAGCTGGCCGGCCCGGTCGGATCGGCGCGGGCGGCTGTCGCCGCGCGCTGCGCCGCCCTCACCTGGCTCAATCCTCATGTCTACGTCGACACCGTGCTGGTGCTCGGCACGGTCGGCGGACGGTCGGGGCCGACGGGGCGCTGGTGGTTCGCCGCCGGCGCGGGTGTCGCGAGCATCCTGTGGTTCGTCTGTCTGGGCTACGGCGCTCGCCTCGCGTCGCCCGCCCTTTCCAGCCCCAGAACCTGGCGCATCCTGGACCTCGGGATCGGCCTCACCATGCTGTTCGTGGCCGCCCGCCTCGCCTTCGGCTGA